The following coding sequences lie in one Nitratireductor mangrovi genomic window:
- a CDS encoding acyl-CoA dehydrogenase family protein, with amino-acid sequence MHIEQSVVDAARQFIQERIVPHSVEWNRSGEVPADVLAQMGEMGLFGLLVAPDHGGVGANLSTFISVVEEMAAGDGGLSTLVHVHNLGTALLLSRLGDEDQKSEWLPRMASGETIGAVCLTEPSAGSDLSAIRTRARRVDGGWVLDGSKQFISNGARAGLVIVLAVSDADAGSRGKTFFLVPKGTPGLSIGPQERKMGQVTSDTVQVHLDNCFVPDSAVLGGEGQALPKTMGMLSDGRISVAAQAVGMARAAYELASRYAQERQAFGRAIFDHQAVAFRLADMFVQIEIARTYTHHAARLFDEGVECVREASVAKLFAAEMAERVCSDAIQIHGGYGYLNDYRVEQIARDVRVCQIYEGTNDIQRLIIARRIREG; translated from the coding sequence ATGCACATCGAACAGAGTGTCGTCGACGCAGCCCGGCAGTTTATCCAGGAACGCATCGTGCCGCACTCGGTAGAATGGAACCGAAGTGGCGAGGTCCCGGCCGACGTGCTGGCGCAGATGGGCGAGATGGGGCTCTTCGGGCTTCTGGTCGCTCCCGATCATGGCGGGGTGGGGGCAAATCTCTCCACCTTCATCTCTGTGGTCGAGGAAATGGCGGCCGGAGATGGCGGGCTCTCCACTCTGGTGCATGTCCACAATCTCGGAACGGCGCTGCTTCTCTCGCGATTGGGCGACGAGGATCAGAAGTCCGAATGGTTGCCGCGCATGGCGTCCGGTGAAACCATCGGGGCCGTCTGCCTGACCGAACCGTCGGCCGGGTCCGATCTCTCGGCGATCCGCACGCGGGCGCGGCGGGTCGATGGCGGCTGGGTGCTCGACGGGTCGAAGCAGTTCATCTCGAACGGCGCTCGCGCCGGTCTCGTGATCGTGCTGGCCGTTTCGGACGCGGATGCCGGCTCGCGCGGCAAGACGTTCTTCCTCGTGCCGAAGGGAACGCCCGGGCTTTCGATCGGACCGCAGGAACGGAAGATGGGCCAGGTCACGTCCGATACGGTCCAGGTGCATCTGGACAACTGCTTCGTCCCGGATTCCGCCGTGCTCGGCGGAGAAGGGCAGGCCCTGCCGAAGACGATGGGCATGCTGTCGGACGGGCGCATCTCTGTCGCCGCCCAGGCTGTCGGCATGGCGCGCGCAGCCTACGAACTCGCCTCCCGCTATGCGCAGGAGCGGCAGGCATTCGGGCGTGCGATCTTCGATCACCAGGCCGTCGCGTTCCGGCTGGCAGACATGTTCGTGCAGATCGAGATCGCGCGGACCTACACCCATCACGCGGCACGGCTCTTCGACGAAGGCGTCGAATGCGTCCGCGAGGCTTCCGTCGCGAAACTCTTCGCGGCCGAGATGGCCGAACGGGTTTGCTCCGACGCGATCCAGATCCATGGCGGCTACGGCTATCTCAACGACTACCGCGTCGAGCAGATCGCGCGCGATGTCCGCGTCTGCCAGATCTACGAAGGCACCAACGACATCCAGCGCCTGATCATCGCGCGCCGCATCCGCGAGGGCTGA
- a CDS encoding iron-containing alcohol dehydrogenase, giving the protein MTIHAQAAVLRPPATASLRFGSVAQVLPSIAAEERAYRVAIVSSPSQTNSVLLGSAAAALGATLAGSFPIVRAHSPYDDLVRLVSLLKQADADLIVAIGGGSVIDACKVAQIGLRHGLDDAEAFQAFRTAPPGRPDPAAGIRVVAVPTTLSSAEFTPFAGITDSATGRKDAYDHPLMVPKHVVFDAEALLATPVSIVAASGSRAIDHCVETLCSTAAEAYHGALALAGLKLLWRGLPILAAGKASADDARDLLRASWMAISGPAAGIPVGASHAIGRVVGAVSGVQHGHTSAILLQRVLEWNAELDACRERQEWICRELDLPNADLGGAVRHLFDACAQPSRLSEAGVARADLPKIAAFSVTMLRHPSVAGNARPIATEAEVMEILERAW; this is encoded by the coding sequence ATGACCATCCACGCCCAGGCAGCCGTCCTGCGGCCGCCAGCGACGGCGAGCCTGCGCTTCGGGTCGGTCGCGCAGGTCCTTCCTTCGATCGCCGCCGAAGAGCGGGCATATAGGGTTGCGATCGTCTCATCACCGTCGCAGACGAACTCCGTGCTGCTCGGGAGCGCGGCAGCGGCTCTCGGCGCGACGCTGGCTGGTTCCTTCCCCATCGTCCGGGCTCACTCACCCTATGACGATCTCGTCCGGCTGGTTTCGCTCCTGAAGCAGGCGGATGCCGATCTGATCGTCGCCATCGGCGGCGGCTCCGTCATCGATGCATGCAAGGTCGCACAGATCGGGCTCCGGCACGGTCTCGACGACGCCGAGGCGTTCCAGGCGTTCCGGACGGCTCCTCCCGGGCGTCCGGATCCGGCCGCCGGCATTCGCGTCGTCGCCGTACCGACGACGCTGTCGTCGGCCGAGTTCACGCCCTTTGCTGGCATCACAGACAGCGCCACGGGGCGGAAGGATGCCTACGACCATCCGCTGATGGTGCCGAAGCACGTGGTCTTCGACGCCGAAGCCCTGCTCGCCACGCCGGTGTCGATCGTGGCGGCATCGGGATCGCGGGCGATCGACCACTGCGTCGAGACCCTCTGCTCGACCGCCGCCGAAGCCTATCATGGCGCGCTCGCGCTCGCCGGCCTGAAGCTGTTGTGGCGGGGCCTGCCGATTCTTGCCGCCGGCAAGGCGAGCGCGGACGATGCGCGGGACCTCCTGCGGGCGTCGTGGATGGCTATCTCCGGACCGGCCGCGGGCATTCCGGTAGGGGCGAGCCATGCGATCGGCCGGGTCGTCGGCGCCGTCTCCGGGGTCCAGCACGGCCATACCTCGGCGATCCTCCTGCAGCGGGTGCTGGAGTGGAACGCCGAACTGGACGCGTGCCGTGAACGTCAGGAATGGATCTGCCGCGAACTCGATCTTCCCAATGCGGATCTCGGTGGCGCCGTCCGCCACCTGTTCGATGCCTGCGCGCAGCCGTCACGGCTGTCGGAAGCGGGCGTCGCGCGCGCGGACCTGCCGAAGATCGCCGCGTTCAGCGTGACGATGCTGCGGCATCCGAGCGTGGCCGGCAATGCGCGGCCGATCGCCACCGAGGCCGAGGTCATGGAAATCCTCGAACGCGCATGGTGA
- a CDS encoding enoyl-CoA hydratase/isomerase family protein has translation MPEKNVRWERRGSVAWVTLDRPEAGNAMSLELLADLGDAIRHVEADSAVRAVVLTGAGRFFCVGGALDTMHGAEEIGHRIRAMTFHLHAVISSLARMPAPTIAAVNGPAAGAGLSLAIACDFVVAAETARFSSSYAAAGLSSDGGQSWTLPRRVGLNRAREMLLLDRRLTAAEALEWGLVNAVAPAEGLERTATDMAAKLAAGPTAAFGRIKGLLADGETAGLEAQLDREARAMADSVATQDAREGIAAFLEKRAPNFRGS, from the coding sequence TTGCCGGAGAAGAACGTCCGCTGGGAGCGCCGCGGTTCGGTTGCGTGGGTCACGCTCGACAGGCCCGAGGCCGGCAATGCCATGAGCCTCGAACTTCTCGCCGATCTCGGCGATGCGATCCGCCACGTCGAGGCGGATTCGGCCGTACGCGCGGTCGTGCTGACCGGCGCGGGGCGGTTCTTCTGCGTCGGGGGCGCGCTGGATACGATGCACGGTGCCGAAGAGATCGGCCATCGGATCCGTGCGATGACCTTCCACCTTCATGCGGTGATCTCGAGCCTCGCACGCATGCCGGCGCCGACGATTGCCGCGGTGAACGGCCCCGCGGCCGGTGCGGGTCTGAGCCTTGCGATCGCCTGCGATTTCGTCGTCGCCGCCGAGACGGCCCGCTTCTCGTCGAGCTACGCTGCCGCCGGCCTGTCGAGCGATGGCGGACAATCATGGACGCTGCCGCGCAGGGTCGGCCTGAACCGCGCTCGCGAGATGCTCCTTCTCGACCGCCGCCTGACGGCGGCCGAAGCTCTCGAGTGGGGTCTGGTGAATGCAGTCGCGCCGGCTGAGGGCCTCGAACGGACGGCGACCGACATGGCCGCGAAGCTCGCAGCCGGGCCGACCGCCGCCTTCGGCCGGATCAAGGGGCTCCTCGCCGATGGCGAGACGGCGGGTCTCGAAGCCCAGCTCGACCGGGAAGCCCGGGCGATGGCCGACAGCGTCGCCACCCAGGATGCGCGCGAGGGGATCGCCGCCTTCCTGGAGAAGCGTGCGCCGAATTTCCGCGGGTCCTGA
- a CDS encoding alcohol dehydrogenase catalytic domain-containing protein, whose translation MTIPLRGLEMRSTITADGVMDLRLVEAAVADPAADEVLVRMEATPINPTDIGLMFGPSDLGSLESGTADGLPRLTARVPAGAMSFLRLRLGQSLRVGVEGAGTVVGAGERMRHLEGRRVAVLGDGCFAQFRTISGDACLELPDDVSAAEGASALVNPLTALGIVETLRRNGGRAMVHTAAASSLGKMLVRLAAEEGIVLVNVVRRPEQAEMLQAIGAQHVLDSSAPDFKDRLVETIASTGAMTCFDAVGGKLTGRILWAMEQAASRSATSYSRYGTAAMKRAYVYGTLDPAPVEIGRGIGLTWSVSGWLLFDFLRDLDAVAQARLHDRVRDGVRTIFASEYGHPIGLADALSPEVVADYARRRTGPKVLIDPQLGLS comes from the coding sequence ATGACGATTCCATTGCGTGGTCTGGAAATGCGATCGACGATCACCGCCGACGGCGTGATGGACCTGCGGCTGGTCGAGGCCGCCGTCGCGGATCCGGCAGCCGACGAGGTGCTGGTGCGCATGGAAGCGACCCCGATCAATCCGACCGACATCGGCCTCATGTTCGGGCCGTCCGACCTGGGAAGCTTGGAGAGTGGAACGGCGGACGGGCTGCCCCGGCTCACGGCGCGCGTTCCGGCAGGCGCGATGTCCTTTCTCCGTCTGCGCCTCGGCCAGTCGTTGCGGGTCGGCGTCGAGGGCGCGGGAACCGTCGTCGGGGCGGGAGAACGGATGCGTCACCTCGAAGGCAGGCGCGTCGCGGTCCTCGGCGACGGATGCTTCGCGCAGTTCCGGACGATTTCCGGCGATGCATGCCTGGAACTGCCGGACGACGTTTCCGCGGCCGAAGGCGCATCCGCGCTGGTCAATCCTCTCACCGCGCTCGGGATCGTGGAGACGCTGCGTCGGAACGGCGGCCGCGCCATGGTCCACACGGCTGCCGCCTCCAGCCTCGGAAAGATGCTCGTCCGGCTCGCCGCGGAGGAGGGGATCGTGCTCGTGAACGTGGTGAGGCGGCCCGAACAGGCGGAGATGCTCCAGGCGATCGGGGCGCAGCACGTCCTCGACAGTTCCGCTCCGGACTTCAAGGACCGCCTGGTAGAGACGATTGCGTCGACCGGGGCGATGACGTGCTTCGATGCGGTCGGCGGCAAGCTCACGGGACGGATCCTGTGGGCGATGGAACAGGCCGCATCCCGGTCGGCCACGAGCTACAGCCGCTACGGCACCGCCGCAATGAAGCGCGCTTACGTCTATGGGACGCTGGATCCGGCCCCCGTGGAGATCGGGCGCGGGATCGGGCTCACCTGGAGCGTGTCGGGGTGGCTGCTGTTCGACTTCCTCCGCGACCTCGACGCCGTGGCGCAAGCGCGCCTGCACGATCGCGTGCGGGACGGAGTTCGGACCATCTTCGCCAGCGAATACGGTCATCCCATCGGGCTGGCGGACGCCCTCTCGCCGGAGGTTGTCGCCGATTACGCGCGGCGGCGGACCGGACCGAAGGTGCTCATCGATCCGCAACTCGGCCTTTCCTGA
- a CDS encoding CaiB/BaiF CoA transferase family protein: MKGLFDGIRVLSLAEQFPGPYATLLMADLGADVILVERPGIGDPARAFPAFFRSLARNKRSVCLDLKAAPDRDAFLALVDTADVVMEGYRPGTMEKLGLGYDVLKARNPRLVHVSITGFGQTGPARMRPAHDLSYQGVAGMIRQTKGGEPALPDLAIGDLSSGTFAAFATASALFARERTGQGTTIDVSMTDGLVSWMTPYLVPHVAGDSPFDVHDEPAYGAFRCADGTYLTLSIAHEDHFWAGLCRALGSEDLASLTGAQRRARSPELRHLIANRIARHDRSHWSTLFDRDGIAWSPLYDLDGVAADPHFVARGLFRDVATKTGSERHVAQPVRFSAYATEIRRPAPALGEHGDEVLGRIRKGRVADR; this comes from the coding sequence ATGAAGGGTCTGTTCGACGGCATCAGGGTCCTCTCGCTCGCGGAGCAGTTTCCCGGACCGTACGCGACGCTCCTGATGGCCGATCTCGGCGCCGACGTGATCCTGGTCGAGCGTCCCGGGATTGGCGATCCGGCGCGCGCCTTCCCGGCCTTCTTCCGGTCGCTCGCGCGCAACAAGCGAAGCGTCTGCCTCGACCTGAAGGCGGCTCCCGACCGGGATGCCTTCCTGGCGCTGGTCGACACGGCCGACGTCGTGATGGAGGGATACCGACCGGGCACGATGGAGAAGTTGGGTCTCGGATACGACGTGCTGAAGGCGCGCAATCCGCGCCTCGTCCATGTCTCGATCACCGGTTTCGGCCAGACCGGCCCTGCCCGGATGCGACCCGCGCACGACCTGTCCTACCAGGGCGTTGCCGGCATGATCCGCCAGACGAAGGGCGGGGAGCCTGCCTTGCCGGATCTGGCGATCGGCGACCTGTCGAGCGGGACCTTCGCCGCCTTCGCGACCGCCTCGGCGCTCTTCGCACGCGAGCGCACGGGACAGGGCACCACCATCGACGTCTCGATGACCGACGGACTCGTCTCCTGGATGACGCCCTACCTCGTCCCGCACGTGGCCGGGGATTCCCCGTTCGACGTGCATGACGAACCCGCCTACGGAGCCTTCCGCTGCGCCGACGGGACCTATCTGACGCTCAGCATCGCGCATGAGGATCACTTCTGGGCCGGACTCTGCCGCGCACTGGGCTCGGAGGATCTGGCCAGCCTCACCGGCGCGCAGCGACGCGCACGATCGCCGGAACTGAGGCACCTGATCGCGAACCGAATCGCGCGCCACGACCGCAGCCACTGGAGCACGCTCTTCGACCGCGACGGCATCGCCTGGTCACCCCTTTACGACCTCGACGGCGTTGCGGCCGACCCACATTTCGTCGCACGTGGGCTGTTCCGGGACGTGGCGACGAAGACCGGGAGCGAGCGCCACGTCGCCCAGCCGGTCCGCTTCAGCGCCTATGCGACGGAGATCCGACGCCCCGCTCCGGCCCTCGGTGAACATGGCGACGAGGTTCTCGGTCGGATCAGGAAAGGCCGAGTTGCGGATCGATGA
- a CDS encoding TetR/AcrR family transcriptional regulator gives MAPSRDQLFQLKRTALLREAAKAFSARGFHDTSLDEVARTLGVTKPALYYYVKNKQEILFECHMLAQDLGEVALAYALEHGKTGRERIVHVCRRYIELITGELGSFAVLSEYSALEPANRETIGKRRDHFQREFSQLVAQGKADGSIRSVDPRMTVFFFMGAINWMTQWFRPDGSLSGDEIAHHFADLLDHALMQQQPVLPSAPPGSPA, from the coding sequence GTGGCGCCGAGCCGCGACCAGTTGTTCCAGCTCAAGCGCACCGCGCTCCTTCGGGAAGCCGCGAAGGCGTTCAGCGCCCGCGGGTTCCACGACACGTCCCTTGACGAGGTCGCCAGGACCCTCGGCGTGACCAAGCCGGCGCTGTACTACTACGTCAAGAACAAGCAGGAGATCCTGTTCGAGTGTCACATGCTCGCCCAGGACCTCGGCGAGGTCGCGCTCGCCTATGCGCTCGAACACGGCAAGACGGGACGGGAGCGGATCGTCCATGTGTGCCGGCGCTACATCGAGCTGATCACCGGCGAACTCGGCTCCTTCGCGGTCCTCAGCGAATATTCCGCACTCGAACCGGCCAATCGCGAGACGATCGGCAAGCGGCGCGATCATTTCCAGAGGGAGTTCAGCCAGCTCGTGGCCCAGGGCAAGGCCGACGGCAGCATCCGCAGCGTCGACCCGCGGATGACCGTGTTCTTTTTCATGGGGGCGATCAACTGGATGACGCAGTGGTTCCGCCCGGACGGCAGCCTCAGCGGCGATGAGATCGCCCATCATTTCGCCGACCTGCTGGACCATGCCCTCATGCAGCAGCAGCCCGTGCTCCCGAGCGCGCCGCCTGGTAGTCCTGCCTGA
- a CDS encoding NAD(P)H-dependent flavin oxidoreductase — protein MTTRLGNPDLAAALTSRLSVPVVVGPMFLISGPDLVIASSRAGVVGSFPTLNARSPAILDEWLARMTTETEGHAPFAANMIVHQSNTRIDEDMEVVANHKVPIVISSVGNPSAVVERVHRYGGLVFADVASLKHARRSAEAGVDGLILLCAGSGGNTGWLNPFAFVGAVREFFDGPIVLAGAMTRGRYIHAAQQVGADFAYVGTSFIATRESLANDHYREMLVASTADDVILTDAVTGIPANMLRQSLQNAGFDKGHKPEGFNLLKEIEVLKAWRDIWSAGHGVGDVTRVESVADLVDRLRQDYQAARSGARAAAA, from the coding sequence ATGACCACTCGCCTGGGCAACCCCGACCTTGCGGCCGCACTGACGTCACGCCTTTCGGTCCCGGTCGTGGTGGGGCCGATGTTCCTCATTTCCGGGCCGGACCTGGTGATCGCCTCCAGCCGGGCCGGCGTCGTTGGTTCCTTTCCGACGCTGAACGCGCGGTCGCCGGCGATCCTCGATGAATGGCTGGCGCGCATGACGACCGAAACGGAAGGTCACGCTCCGTTCGCCGCGAACATGATCGTTCACCAGAGCAACACCCGGATCGACGAGGACATGGAAGTCGTCGCCAACCACAAGGTGCCGATCGTCATCTCCAGCGTGGGCAATCCGTCAGCGGTGGTGGAGCGGGTCCATCGCTACGGCGGGCTGGTCTTCGCCGACGTCGCATCGCTGAAGCATGCGCGGCGTTCCGCCGAAGCCGGCGTCGACGGCCTGATCCTGCTCTGCGCGGGATCCGGCGGCAACACGGGCTGGCTGAACCCCTTTGCCTTCGTGGGCGCCGTGCGCGAATTCTTCGACGGGCCCATCGTCCTGGCCGGCGCCATGACGCGCGGCCGGTACATTCATGCCGCGCAGCAGGTGGGTGCGGACTTCGCCTATGTCGGTACGAGTTTCATCGCCACGCGCGAGAGCCTCGCCAACGACCACTATCGCGAGATGCTCGTCGCCAGCACCGCCGACGACGTGATCCTCACGGACGCCGTCACCGGCATTCCCGCAAACATGCTTCGCCAGAGCCTCCAGAATGCCGGCTTCGACAAGGGGCACAAGCCGGAGGGCTTCAACCTCCTGAAGGAGATCGAGGTGCTGAAGGCATGGCGCGACATCTGGAGCGCAGGCCACGGCGTGGGTGACGTGACCCGCGTGGAAAGCGTCGCCGATCTCGTCGACCGGCTCAGGCAGGACTACCAGGCGGCGCGCTCGGGAGCACGGGCTGCTGCTGCATGA
- a CDS encoding ABC transporter ATP-binding protein: protein MEATAIPRAESRAAARTPMLAARDVVMQFGGVRALDGVSFEVGTDELVAVIGPNGAGKTSLMNCLSGFYRPQKGVIEFDGVPLSARGVHQVARAGLARTFQGTHVFSGMTVIENIMIGRHMHMRSTIADAFAHFGRARTEEFRHRETVEEIIELLEMESIRHRPVGTLGYGLRKRVDLGRALAQEPKILLMDEPMAGMNTEEKEDLARFILDVREARGIPVVLVEHDMGVVMDLADRVVVLDFGRMIAEGTPAEVQRDPAVLKAYLGENR from the coding sequence GTGGAGGCAACCGCTATTCCACGCGCGGAAAGCCGCGCGGCCGCGCGTACGCCGATGCTGGCGGCACGCGACGTGGTCATGCAGTTCGGCGGCGTCAGGGCCCTCGACGGCGTGAGCTTCGAAGTCGGCACGGACGAGCTCGTGGCCGTCATCGGCCCGAACGGGGCCGGCAAGACCTCCCTCATGAACTGCCTCAGCGGCTTCTATCGCCCGCAGAAGGGTGTCATCGAATTTGACGGCGTGCCCCTGTCCGCCAGGGGCGTACACCAGGTGGCCCGCGCCGGCCTCGCCCGCACCTTCCAGGGAACGCACGTCTTTTCCGGCATGACCGTGATCGAGAACATCATGATCGGCCGCCATATGCACATGCGTTCCACGATCGCCGATGCCTTCGCCCATTTCGGGCGGGCCAGGACCGAAGAGTTCCGCCATCGCGAGACCGTCGAGGAGATCATCGAACTGCTGGAGATGGAATCCATCCGGCATCGACCGGTCGGGACGCTCGGCTACGGCCTTCGCAAGCGCGTCGATCTCGGTCGCGCGCTCGCCCAGGAACCCAAGATCCTCCTGATGGACGAGCCGATGGCCGGCATGAACACGGAAGAGAAGGAAGACCTCGCCCGCTTCATCCTCGACGTCCGCGAGGCGCGCGGGATCCCGGTCGTCCTCGTCGAGCACGACATGGGCGTCGTGATGGATCTCGCCGACCGCGTCGTGGTGCTCGATTTCGGGCGCATGATCGCCGAGGGCACGCCTGCCGAGGTGCAGCGCGATCCGGCGGTCCTCAAGGCCTATCTCGGGGAGAACCGCTGA
- a CDS encoding AMP-binding protein, which translates to MLVMQTVPQLLLDRGTGQASTLSQRHKKRGYWREYTFGDVLERVRALALGLHAMGVMRGETVGIIGENEPENFWSELAALSLGCKVISLYPDLTADEIDYQLNDSQAVCLIAQDQEQVDKGLAVLGTVPTLREIVYWDRTGMWSYRQENLTTLESLIDTGRASHAAEPTLYERIVAEGTPDDVAILSYTSGTTGRPKGVIVTHKGLIDNAHRVIEATKVRPGADYLTYIAPAWITEQIVGITMGLAAPMVINFPESPEEVLSNLREIAVEMMVFAPRQWESLAATIQARMLDAGRFRRRVYEWGIAIGHKVNVGRLEGKPAPLSARLAYPLADMLVLKPLRDKLGLTRLKLAVCGGATMAPDVFRLFHAIGVPLRNIYGATEIGLLSLHQGERYDLETVGRWLTPHPDAGPPLEWKVSEAGELMIRGGSFFQGYHGKPDKTDERLADGWYLTGDAVSTSQSGELVFLERISDLKRLRTGDSFPPQYIETRLRFSPFIKDILTLGDESRDFITALINIDMEVVSRWAEDRNIAYSTFTDLSQKPEVAALIRDDIRRVNSFLPEHARVRRFANFPKELDPDEGELTRTRKLRREFLTERYDALVTDLYAGSDTTALEIPITYQDGRRGTLSAIVRIHDVDDGFTLATTSHPKKAIA; encoded by the coding sequence ATGCTGGTCATGCAGACCGTGCCGCAGCTGTTGCTCGACCGCGGGACCGGGCAGGCCTCCACCCTGTCGCAGCGCCACAAGAAGCGCGGCTACTGGCGCGAGTATACGTTCGGGGACGTGCTCGAGCGCGTCCGGGCGCTGGCGCTGGGGTTGCACGCCATGGGCGTGATGCGCGGCGAGACCGTCGGCATCATCGGCGAGAACGAGCCGGAAAACTTCTGGAGCGAGCTCGCAGCCTTGTCGCTCGGCTGCAAGGTCATCTCGCTCTATCCCGACCTGACCGCGGACGAGATCGACTATCAGCTGAACGACAGTCAGGCCGTGTGCCTGATCGCGCAGGATCAGGAGCAGGTCGACAAGGGGCTCGCCGTGCTCGGCACGGTGCCGACGCTGCGCGAGATCGTCTACTGGGACAGGACCGGCATGTGGTCCTACCGCCAGGAAAACCTGACGACCCTCGAAAGCCTGATCGATACCGGCCGGGCTAGCCATGCCGCGGAGCCCACTCTCTACGAGAGGATCGTCGCCGAGGGTACTCCCGACGACGTCGCGATCCTTTCCTACACGTCCGGCACGACGGGCCGTCCGAAGGGCGTCATCGTCACCCACAAGGGCCTGATCGACAACGCCCACCGCGTCATCGAAGCCACGAAGGTGCGACCCGGCGCAGACTATCTGACATACATCGCCCCGGCCTGGATCACCGAACAGATCGTCGGCATCACCATGGGCCTCGCCGCGCCGATGGTGATCAACTTTCCCGAATCCCCGGAGGAAGTCCTCTCGAACCTGCGCGAGATCGCGGTCGAGATGATGGTCTTCGCACCACGCCAGTGGGAGAGCCTCGCCGCCACCATCCAGGCGCGCATGCTGGACGCGGGCAGGTTCCGACGCCGCGTCTACGAATGGGGCATCGCCATCGGCCACAAGGTCAATGTCGGTCGCCTCGAAGGCAAGCCGGCGCCGCTCTCCGCGCGCCTCGCCTATCCGCTCGCCGACATGCTGGTGCTGAAGCCGCTGCGCGACAAACTCGGCCTGACGCGCCTCAAGCTCGCCGTGTGCGGCGGCGCCACCATGGCGCCCGACGTGTTCCGCCTGTTCCATGCCATCGGCGTGCCGCTGCGCAACATCTACGGCGCGACCGAGATCGGGCTTCTCTCCCTGCACCAGGGAGAGCGCTATGACCTGGAGACGGTCGGACGCTGGCTGACGCCGCATCCCGACGCCGGTCCGCCGCTCGAATGGAAGGTCTCGGAAGCCGGCGAACTGATGATCCGCGGCGGCTCCTTTTTCCAGGGCTATCACGGCAAGCCGGACAAGACCGACGAACGCCTCGCGGACGGCTGGTACCTGACGGGCGACGCGGTCTCCACATCGCAGTCCGGCGAACTCGTCTTCCTCGAACGCATCAGCGACCTGAAGCGGCTGCGCACCGGCGACAGCTTCCCGCCGCAATACATCGAGACCAGGCTGCGCTTCAGCCCGTTCATCAAGGACATCCTGACGCTCGGCGACGAGAGTCGTGACTTCATCACGGCGCTCATCAACATCGACATGGAAGTCGTGTCGCGCTGGGCGGAAGACCGAAACATCGCCTATTCCACCTTCACCGATCTGTCGCAGAAGCCGGAAGTGGCGGCGCTGATCCGCGACGACATTCGCCGGGTCAACAGCTTCCTTCCCGAACATGCGCGCGTGCGCCGTTTCGCCAACTTCCCCAAGGAGCTCGATCCCGACGAGGGCGAGCTCACGCGCACCCGCAAGCTTCGGCGCGAGTTCCTGACCGAGCGCTACGACGCACTCGTCACGGACCTCTATGCCGGCAGCGACACGACGGCGCTCGAGATCCCGATCACCTACCAGGACGGACGCCGCGGAACCCTGTCGGCCATCGTGCGGATCCACGACGTCGATGACGGCTTCACCCTCGCCACGACCTCGCATCCGAAGAAGGCCATCGCATGA
- a CDS encoding branched-chain amino acid ABC transporter permease codes for MSEVLNYMINGALVGLLYSLVAMGFVVIYRASKVFNFAQGELVVFGGFLVWWMVVSLGLPLWIGLPLAFVLAALFGLLIERIFFSRLVGESVFAMVMVTIGLLILMRGLILLLFGPQVRPFPIIFPLQPVIIGDILIPRALLIGGIITTVVGFALSWFFNKTRPGLKLTAVAEDHQVAISMGISVKRSVAFAWVLGSVLSTLGAIIYLSGKSLSFLASEIGIAALPVALLAGFESIAGVLLAGIIVGTIQGLVTAYLDPVVGGSVGMVFPMIVMLLILFIRPTGMFGWKTVERV; via the coding sequence ATGAGCGAAGTCCTCAACTACATGATCAACGGGGCCCTCGTCGGGCTCCTCTACTCGCTGGTCGCGATGGGCTTCGTCGTGATCTACCGCGCATCCAAGGTGTTCAACTTCGCGCAGGGCGAACTGGTCGTCTTCGGCGGCTTCCTCGTCTGGTGGATGGTCGTCTCGCTCGGGCTGCCGCTGTGGATCGGGCTGCCGCTTGCCTTCGTCCTCGCGGCCCTGTTCGGACTGCTCATCGAGCGGATCTTCTTCTCGAGGCTCGTGGGCGAGTCGGTCTTCGCGATGGTGATGGTGACGATCGGCCTCCTCATCCTGATGCGCGGGCTGATCCTTCTCCTCTTCGGACCGCAGGTGCGCCCGTTCCCGATCATTTTCCCGCTTCAGCCGGTGATCATCGGCGACATCCTGATCCCGCGCGCGCTCCTCATCGGCGGCATCATCACCACGGTCGTGGGCTTTGCCCTGTCCTGGTTCTTCAACAAGACCCGACCCGGCCTGAAGCTGACCGCAGTGGCGGAGGACCACCAAGTGGCGATCTCCATGGGCATTTCGGTGAAGCGCTCGGTGGCCTTCGCCTGGGTCCTCGGCTCGGTCCTCTCGACGCTGGGCGCAATCATCTATCTGAGCGGAAAGTCCCTGTCCTTCCTGGCATCCGAGATCGGCATCGCAGCGCTCCCGGTGGCCCTGCTGGCCGGCTTCGAGTCGATCGCCGGCGTCCTGCTCGCTGGCATCATCGTGGGAACGATCCAGGGACTGGTCACCGCCTATCTCGACCCGGTCGTCGGCGGCTCGGTCGGCATGGTGTTCCCGATGATCGTCATGCTCCTGATCCTCTTCATCAGGCCGACCGGCATGTTCGGCTGGAAGACCGTGGAAAGGGTCTGA